A segment of the Colletotrichum destructivum chromosome 3, complete sequence genome:
TTGTGCCTGCCTGATACTAGAACGCGCTCTGGTCTAGATGAACGGTTCATCAAAAACAGGACGAGGAAAAGGCGCTGCTGGCTCAACTTGCATTCACATACCAATCATCAGGAGACAGCAACCGAGTACAACGTAACCTACTTGTCAAATTTAGCCTTTCTCTCTGCCGGGATGCAGGGACTGAATAGCCCATCACAAGGATATAGCATGCCACATACTCTGTATTCACCGCTTAGTTACCAGATTGGCACTCACGCCGTATGGAGATGTTTCTACCTTCCGATGGAAAGAACCACCTCTTCTTGTCGGCGCAATCGATTGCAAATTCTAGATTCATCTGATGGCCGAAACCTGAAAAGGTCAAGCACTTATCTCCGTTTCTCTCAAACACTAACAGCAGCTCGAGGTCTGATGTGGCCGGACGCTCCGACGGCGCACTGGTCTAATGCATCTCATATTATGCTATGGGCGGCTGATTATTCATCACACAAGTCTACCTAGCGACAAATGAGACTACTAGCCCAACTTCCGACTCGAGCTGCAAGAGCTTATTAGAGCATGCACACGTTGCCGTGCGCCCGGCTCGCTGTTCCTCCGATCACAGTTGACatcatacacacacatacatacatagCCCTGTCCTAAAGCAATTCTGTTGAGGAGattccccccctccccatcccggCAGCCTTGCCGAGCTTATTGTTTCACTGATGGTTGATGCTGCTCCGTCTCCAAGAATGACTCTGATCGACGGATATTCAGACAGTCTCATGGTGGTCAGTATTTGCTAACGGCACATGAAGAGGCAAAAGTGGCCCAAGAACTCTACAATACCAGGTGCAGATGGGATCGTCAGCACAACTCAACATGTCGATTTTCTCAATGAAAGAAGCGATGGCTAAGACTTCTATCTTTTGTTGTCTATCCTCCCGAGGGAATCCCCGTTTGAACTATCCTTGCTGCGGCCCCCTTGGGCATGCATGCTAGGATCCTGGTTCGGACCCTCGTTTACCCACATTTTGCCCTCGGGCTTGCGACGGTACCGATGGGCGAGACAAAAGCATGCGCTATCTCATCCTTCTCTGACGTCcgcgaagaagagcaagTTGATGTGCCGGTCGCCAGGACTGTTTGCATATGCGCCGCTTGTCCTAGCATGTCTCGTTGTAACTAGCACACATCGGACATGCGCTCGCGCACGCCTGCAATAAAATGATCGTCCCGCCCTACCGCTGAGTCTCAGATGCGAGCATATTTTGCTCCTCCTCTTGTTGACTTTCGCCCTTCCACCCCTCCTACAGCTACAGCCCCGCCTCCTCACTCCCCTCCATCTTTTTGGAAAGCTGAGGCAAGCTTCCCGGTGTATCTTCCTACTACCTGAAGAGCTCGTTTCAATTCCCTCGGTGGCTGCTTAACTCAATTGACATTTTTGCACTATTCAGTCTGATACGAACCATCGGTCTTTCGCTCTCAGATACATGGTGCATCCAGCCGTCTCCCAACCATCTTCACGTCTCCGTCCTCCCCGGTCTCTTTCGCGCGAGAAACCATGCCCAAGCTGCCCTCGTTGGTTCCGGCGGCTGTCGCCCAGCCCCTATCCCGCGGCACAGAGCTGGTGAGAGGTGCCGTCGGCAGCTTGACCTGGGGACCGGCTCTGACCGTGGCCAAGCCTACGATcctctccgtcttctccaagatTGAGCGTGGcacccttcttctcgtcgacgagccggcCGAGTTTAGGCAGGTGTTTGGTCAGAAGCTGGGCGCGAAGTACAACGAGAACCTCACCAACGGTGAATACGTTTCTCGCCGCGCAGATGCCATCCCTAGGGTCGAGCTGGTTGTGAAGAGCGAGGCCTTTTGGATGCGACTATTCCTGTTCGCCGACATGGGTTTTGCCGAGTCGTACATGCTCGGTGAGATTGAGTGCAAAGATCTAACTGCTTTCTTCCAGGTCAGTACGCCcgtggctggctggctggccctGGTCAATCATTCGTGTGCCGCTCGTACCGCTAATACGGCCCTGATGTagctcttcatcgtcaaccGTGAGGAAATGGGCAACGGGACAACATGGTTCTCGAGCTTGTCCACCGCCATCTCGAGTCTGGCCCGAACCACCAACACCCTCTCGAACGCGCTCCTCAATATCTCGGCGCATTACGACATTAGCAACGATATGTTCGCCGCATTCCTGTCCCCAGACATGACTTATTCGTGCCCCATCTGGAAGATGCACCCTGATCCGAGCGAACCAGAAGAGACGTTGGAACATGCACAAATGACGAAGCTGCACCGCTTCATCGACGGCGCTCGCATAAAATCATCGGATCATGTGTTGGAAATTGGCACTGGTTGGGGCTCCTTtgccatcgaggccgtcaagaaAACCGGCTGCCGCGTGACGAGCCTAACGCTCTCCAAGGAACAAAAGGCCCTCGCAGAAGAGCGCATAGAAGCTGCGGGCTTCTCTGATCGCATCGACGTCCGTTTGACGGACTACCGAGCTTTGGAAACACCTGAAAGACCTTTTGACAAGATTGTGTCAATCGAGATGCTGGAAGCTGTCGGTCAGGAGTTCCTGGGAACGTACTTCGCTTGCATGGACAGGTTGCTGAAGAAGGATGGAGGTATTGCCGTCTTTCAATGCATCACCATGCCCGAAGGCCGCCACGAGGCGTACTCGAAGGGAGAAGAGTAAGTGGAGTGAGTCCTACTAGAATATTGAGGCGCTGACAGATGGCAGTTTCATCAACCACTACATCTTCCCTGGAGGATATCTCCCGTCGATCACGCAGCTGCTGAACCACATCAGCAAAGAGTCAAGAGGAACCCTAATCGTCGACAAAGTCGAAAACATCGGAGGGCATTATGCCAAGACATTGAGGTTGTGGAAAGAGGAGTTTCTGAGGAACTTTGACTCGAAAATTCGGCCAGCATTGAACCGGGAACACGCCAACatgggagaggaagagatgGATGTATTTAGGAGGAAATGGGAGGTAAGACACATACCATCTGTCCCTCGTGTGTTCTATGCTAATTTGATGCAGTATTACTTCACCTACTGTGAGGCTGGATTCTCAACAAAGACACTGGGTGACGTTATTATAACCGTGGGTCGAGAGGGCGCTCTCGAGTTGATGGAGGGTATTCCACTATGAGAAGTGTTGGTTCATGGCGGCAGCCGGGGCGAGATCCAGTTACTGGCTTTAACTGGATTTGACTACCAGGCTTTGACGGGGAGGGCCCTGAAGACGACCATGATTTTGGAAGAGGTGGTTTGCGAGGCTCGAGCCCTGTTGTTTGTGCGTAATAGAGGCATCAGCTcatttctttttcttggTTTTCTTTGATTTCGGCTTCGATTTTGCCGATGCGCCGGCGGAGCCTGGGAAGCGATTTGCATGATCGACGTCAAATCCGGATTTGTGTTTTCTGAACAGGAGCATCGTCACCCTCGCGTCTTCGATACTCGAATGGGCGCCGCCCTGGATTGTGACACCGAGTATCTCCTCCGCCAGTCTTCTCAAGGCTGGTTTCCTGCCATTGCCATACTGCCGGAACGCCGGGTAACTAGACGTGTCGCGGACATCTTTGCCTGGGTGGCTCAACTTGAGCACGTCCAGATCGTGCTTGATGTCGTGACCGACTACTATCCTGTCCTTCAACAACTTGGCGACGTCAGTCTGAACCTCGTCGAAATCGCGGGCGAACCTCATGTGCTTGGGATGGATTCCGCTGACGGCACTGCGCCAATCCGTAACACGCTCCTGAGGCCGTACGTATGAGTCGTACACTTGGCGGCCGTGAAAGTCGACTATGCTCACGCGGGCCAGTACAGACTCGTGTCCTCCTTGTCCGACACCCACCATCTCGCAGTCGATGGCAACGTACTTGCCGACGTCGAGTCCTTCCGTTAGGCCAGCGTTGatcttgtctttttccaaAGTGAGCATGGAGTTGTTCTTCACGCCAAGACCGTaggcctcggccagggcctcAGGCGAGATGTCATTTTCTTCGGCCCAGAGGGCAagggacggcgaggagccgACCTTGGGTTCCACTTCCACCTTCGAGCTTTGCGTGACACCCATGTGTTCTTTCTTTGCTTTGTCGTTCTTTTGAATGATCTTTACTGGCACTGATTTGTTGTCGGACTTAAGTTTCGGTTTCTTCGACAGTCGCTGATCTGATATGTCTGCCTTCCTCTTGATGGGTCCAGATGCTATGGAGGAAGACGGGCTCGCCGCTTTGAGTTGGGCTTGAAGCTTCTTCCAATTTGACGATAGCTCCGGGGCCATGTTCTCTGCAATTTATGATGGTGTTGGAAACAGGTAATTAGATACCGTCAAAATGAGAGACAAGTGCTTCCTCCTTCGCGTTTTTTGAGATTTTATGAATAAGAAGTGCCCGATGGTGAAGTCGGCAGTACATAGATTCCCAGTAAGAGAAAATTAAAAATGCGATTATCGAGGTAAGAGGACGTGGACCCATCGCATATCGCAGCTGTCGCCCCACTTGACCATAACAGGGGTTCGCGGTGGTTTGTTCACCGCCTTTGGAACCTCGCGTTTTCTGCCACACCACTTCCTCTTCCCTTTCCTGCTTCGTCACCTTTTGCGGTTTGCGATAGAAATGTTGGAAGTCTGACACTTTCATCAaccaacaaccaccaccTCGAGAATTTATCATCATGGCGGCGCATGGCGCTAACGGCGAGCCCACTGTCGGCTCCAGCGAGCCTCGACAGAAGGGCAAGGCCACTCCGGAGACCATCAGGTGCGACAAATCACCACGCAAACGATGCGGTCCACTTGGAGCTATTCGCTAACCAACGCGCCACAGAGTAGGATGCATCGCCATGGTCAGAAAGGAGGGTATACCGCGTAGGGCCGAGATTCTTAGTATCAAGGAAACGAAAAGCGGGCGACAGTTTTACTGTAACTTCGATAACTTCAACAAGCGTCTCGACGAATGGGTGCCAACGATTCGTATCGATTTCGATCACGATGTTGAGTGGCCTTTAcccgagaaggagaaacccaaggaccccaagaccaagaagggCGTCGCCACATCCAAGAAGCAGATTTCCAAGAAATCCCAAAAGAGGCCCGGGAAGAGGGAGCAGTCGGCGCCGTCCGAGGCCCCTACCCCACACCCATGGAGCGAGTTTGTTGAGTCACAAAGTCAGAGAATGACGCCCACAGCCGAGGATAGCAACAGCCAAACACCAGCGACAGGCGATGCGACCGCTACACCCGCGGCAGGggccgacgagatggagaTCGACCTGGAAGAGGAGGTCCAAAAGAAGGATCTACTCAATGGCTTCAGCCGCGAAGACGAGATCGAGAAGCTCAGAACACACGGCTCCATGACACAAAATCCGGCTGAGATCTCGCGAATCCGAAACATCTCCAAGGTGCAGTTCGGAAAACACGACCTGTTCCCCTGGTATTTTTCACCGTACCCTGAGATCTTCAACCAGGAAGATGTTATTTTCATATGCGAATTCTGTCTCGGGTACTACGGTGACGAAAAGTCCTTCACAAGGCATCGGCGCAAGTGCACCTTGCAGCATCCACCCGGCAACGAGATCTACCGGGACGAATCGGTGTCTTTCTTCGAAATCGACGGTAGGAGACAGCGGACCTACTGTCGCAATCTATGTTTGCTGTCCAAGATGTTCCTTGACCACAAGACACTCTACTACGATGTCGACCCCTTCTTATTCTATGTCATGACAACCCGGGACGATAAGGGCTGTCACATCATTGGATATTTTTCCAAAGAAAAGGAGAGTGCTGACGGCTACAACGTTGCTTGTATTCTCACGCTGCCCCAGTACCAACGAAAAGGTTACGGTCGCTTGCTGATTCAGTTTTCGTACGAGCTGTCCAAGATTGAGGGCAAGCTGGGGTCACCCGAGAAGCCTCTTTCTGATTTGGGTCTACTGAGTTACCGCCAATACTGGGGTGAGAATATCCTGGATCTTCTAGTAGGATACAATGAGCGTgacgagaagacgacgattgAAACCATTTCAACGGCGCTTGCCATTATCCCACAGGACGTGGAACACACACTACAGGCGCTTAAGATGCAGGTGTACCACAAGGGCGAGCACAAGATTGTGATACCGGAGAAGCTGATACAGCAAAGAGAGAAGCAAAAAGTGAAGCAGAAGAGGCTTATCGATCCTAGCAAGATCCAGTGGAAGCCGCCTGTGTTCACTGCTTCAACGAGGACATGGGGATGGTAGAGTCATTTTTTTAGTCATTCGTGGCGAAACTTGTTTGACTACAATGCATTTAAGTACATGATACCCCTTGTTTTTAGTCGCTTCACAAAATGAAATTACATCGGCGAATTTTGATTATGATGATTCTTCTCGACGAGACGCGGTTATTGAAGATCGACTTGAGAACCAAGGTTCAGCTCAGTTGCGGGATTCTGCGTGGGGCgcaccctctctctctcgtctctcttctctctaCATGCACTGACATTCCTCCGACTGCGGAGGCGGCACCCCGAATTTCGACTTAACAACGAACCCTCGTATAAATGACCAGAAGTCCTCCCGAGGACTGAGTGCTTTAACAACCTCTTGATTCAGACCGGTGCACGTTTTAATGAGTGGAGGTTATGAAGCATAGCGTGATCAGAGTCCCGAAGCACCTCACTCAACTACCTCGTCACCATCGACCCCTCATCACTCACCACCGTCTATCCATTGTACCGACTTCTCCCAACGTCGCGAACACTCAAAGCCGAAGCCCATCCTTTGTAACCTCTCCTTACCCGTGTACATACAACCAATCCCGTCACTTCTCAACTTCATTGGCGCCCCCATCAGACTTCAAGATGAACGCCCCCCTGCACAAGAAACCCATCAACCTCCTCCGCGGCtggccctccccctccctcttgccGGCAGCAGCGCtgtctgccgccgccgtcaagaccctcgccgaccccGCCGTCTACGTCCCCGGGCTCCAGTATGGTCCGGACCCCGGCTACCAGCCCCTCCGTGAATCTATCGCCCGCTGGCTCTCGGCCTTCTACACAGCCGCCGACCCCGCACCTCCGTCGGCTAGCCGCACAGCGAACACGGGCAATGAGGGTCGTCTCGAACATCACCCGCCCGACGCCCGCCGCATCTGTGTCACGGGCGGTGCCAGCCAGAACCTCGCGTGCATCTTGCAGTCCTTTACCGACCCGCTCTACACAAAAAACGTCTGGATGGTCGCGCCGTGCTACTTCCTTGCATGCCCCATCTTCGCCGATGCTGGGTTCGACGGGCGCCTTAAGTCGGTTCctgaagacgatgacggaaTCGACATCGAGTATCTGAGAAaggggctcgaggccgcgggCAAAGGTAGTGACGAAGTGAGTCCACCCCATCTTGGGAGGCCCCCTCCTCTGTGACACGACATGCGTGCTTCTCAGCAGCGTCATGACATACCAAGTGCGAGATCCTCGCTGACAGTGAAACAGCGTTTCAAAcaggcgaagaagaggaagcttTACCGCCACATCATCTACGTCGTCCCGACATGCTCCAATCCGAGCGGCAAGACCATGTCACTCGCCCGCCGCtacgagctcgtcgccctcgcccgccagcACGACGCCCTCATCGTCAGCGACGACGTCTACGACTTTCTGCAGTGGCCCCTGACCTCCTACGACACACCCCCAGGCCCATACACCCCTGAGATGCGCCTGCCCCGTCTCGTGGACATCGACCGCGCCCTGGGCGTCTCGGACGCCTCCTTCGGCAACGCAGTATCCAACGGCTCCTTCAGCAAAATCGTCGCCCCGGGCGTGCGGACGGGCTGGGCCGAAGGGAGCCCCGCCTTCGCGTACGGCCTATCGCAGACGGGGTCGACGtgcagcggcggcgcgccaagccagctggcggcgacgttggtCGCGGAGCTCCTCGAGAGTGGGGAGCTGCAGAGGCAGCTTGACGAGGAGACGAGGCCCGCGCTGGCGAGGCGGCACCGGGCCATGATGCAGGCCATTGCAGAACACGTCCAGAAGCCGTTGGGCGACGGGTTCGCGGTTCGCGAGTCCGCGCTGAAGGGCACCGGCGTGTACGGTGGTTATTTCGTGTGGTTCAGCCTGCCGGAGGGTATGTCGAGCCGGGAGGCCGCAACCCGGgccaaggagacggagaacCTGGTCATTGGTCACGGTGCTCAGTTCGAGGTTCACGGGGACGAGGAGTCTGCGAGGTTCGACAGGGAGATTCGCCTGTGTTTCTCTTGGGAGCCGGAAGAGGACGTCGTTGAGGGCGTGAAGAGGCTTGGTGCTGTTTTAAAGGCAATGAAGGACGGCGTCCAGTGGAAGTCGACAAGTGGGTTTGATGTAGACAACGTCAAATGAGCGTTTCTGCAATTATTTAGGCGACGTTACACAACGACCCCTGAAACGAATATAGAAGTTAGAGAGTTGAGAAAAAATTGGCCGACTTGGAGACGAGGAGCTTGCAACAGCTGTGTCTGATATCAACATGTGAGAAATACGAAGTCGATGCAACCATATGCGACGTAACATCAATGTTGCACCGGCTGCTCGTACGCTTTGGAGAATGTTTATATATGTCCGTCTCTCGACGTGGACCTCTCTGGGTATATGAAACAAATGCAGGTAAAGCGATGCCAGTTCCCCCACGCCCGATGAAGCCCATCTGTTGATGATTCTATAACGGATCCAACATCAACACTGCTGTGCTTAGATCAGCATGGTCTCCCCTGTCTAGTCGGGCGGTCATAGCCACGTTTAAATGCTGTATGGCTTTCCATCAGTAAAGATTAGGTGCGGCTTGCGTCGGGCGAGATCTAGAATCGTCTCAGCAAAGACACCGTTGGCCCCTGGTCTATGTTAATATGGTCAACAAATCACTGGCGTTCAAGTCGATTCTTACAAGCAAACCAGCTTCCTACAGTGAATTGTCAGCATGAGATCGAGGAGTATGCCATCGACTGGAGCTCCACTTACTGGTAAATGACGAAATGCGGTTGACATCGACACTCTCGTGAACCAACCCGAGCCGAGCCGAGTGGAGGACTAAATCGAGGCACTCGGTGATCTCTTTGTCGTTTTCAGACGTCTGCGTCTGTATCAAAAGACTCATTGGCCAGGCATTTGATAAGCCAATGTGAGGGCCTATACTACGTCAGCAGTTTGGTCTTGCGTCGGCCCACAAGACATTGCTCACCTCCAATCCCGTGAAAAGCTGCGCCTTCAAGATAGTAAGGGTTGCCAGTCTTCTCAAGAAGCATCTTCCGGGTGTTCTGGTATATCTGATCATCCGGCGGCAAGAATCCCATCAAAGGCAGAGCAAGCAGCGAAGGGTAATTTGCATCGTCCATGAGGATTGAAGAGCCGTAgccgtcgacctcgtacGCGAAAACGTCTCCGTATTTGGCATGCTTCACGACTCCGTTGTTCCATACACCATCCGTGATGGTTTGGCTCCACTTGTCGACCGTCTGAGAAAGAACATCTTTGCCGGCATCTTTCAGAATTGCCGCCGTTCGCTTCAGCTCCACGGCCATCATAGCGTTCGCCGGAATGAAGAATCCGAGGATCGTGGCATCATCGCTGGGTCGAAATGCCGACCTGACGAGACCGGTGCCGTTGTTCAAGGGGTTGCCAACGCCCTTGAGGTTCAGCGTCTCGGTTCCTGCGTCCGTCTTGCGCTGGAAGGTGTACTCATTCTTCAGAAACCGGCCTGTCTCCGGGTCGAATGTCGAGCGCGACTGCTCCTCCAAAACGTTGAGAAGGGTATCCAGCGCAAGATACCACCTTCCTGTCAAAAAGTCTTTCGATTCCGTGTGCTCGTAAAAGTCATTGCCCAGCGCTAGGAAATGCGCCAACGAATCCAGCTCGTATTTGCACTCGAAGACGAATGAGGGTTCGTAGATGGGGTGTACGGTATCGTCCTGTCCGTTGTGACTCGGCTGGAGGTTCGCGATCGGCGGGGGTTGAAAGGCGTTGCAGTAGGGCGACTCGATGACGTACTCGGCCTGGGTGTTGATGGCCCCGAGTATCAACTTGAAGATGGCCGGGTCCTTCTTAGCCAGTGGTTGGTACGGGGAGAGCTGATTCGTGCTGTCACGCAGCCATTCGGCGATGATATCGCCCGTGATGATAAAGGACTGCGGCCCCTCCCATTTTCCCTCGTCGCGCAAACTGCGGCCGTTCAGATCGACGAAGCGTGTGTCGGTGCCGTCGGTGTGGAATTTGACGGTGGTATCGGTTGTTGAGGGGAAGGCGTTCTCGAAGAGTCGGGCCAAATCGGGATCCTTCATTCGAGAGGTGACATCCTTGATGACCTTCTCGATAGCATCGGATTGGAAAGTACGGCATCGCGGATCGGGTCGTTGGTAGGGCAGAGCGAGGGGCCCTTCGCTTAAAGGCTTGCTGGCATTAGGCTGTCAATACCGGTCACGTTTCTCGGCAGGACGTCAAAACTGGTCTCGCAACTCACTGGGGATAGGTAGAATATTGCGCGTAGTTGGGGCATGCTGCGCGATCATCACCCGTCAAGGGCTCTTGCGTCGCGTACACCtggccgacgaagaggccTACAGAAAGCAGTAAGTCGGCAACCGATCGCAAAGGCATGGCTTCGAGGCCTGGAAGGCAAAGGAGTGGAAATAAATCAAGTCTATGTCCGCATGGGTGACTTCGAGAACTCTCGCAAAGAGCGTGGGTGGACTTAGTAAAAAGGGACAGTGTGTTACGAAACAGTAGCAGTGTGCGACTTTGAAAGGGACACGAGAACTGAAATTAGGATGGAAGCTCTTCCAGGGTCCTAGGACAGCCAGGTGTCCGCTGTCTACAGTCTTTAGAGGGATGCCGCAGCGTCACTGAGGTCCCTTGCAGGAGCTCTGACCGGGGCTGCATGTTTTAGCGTCGCATCTTAACGACCCGGGCCCACTGCGGGGTTGCGCGGGACAGCTtccggccgccgtccgcaCCGCTCACCTGTCAGTCGGTGGTGCTGGCCGGCACCGCTGAGTGTGATAGTTGGCAGCAAACCCCATGATCGTTACCTTTTTGAGACTCGTAGAA
Coding sequences within it:
- a CDS encoding Putative cyclopropane mycolic acid synthase; translation: MPKLPSLVPAAVAQPLSRGTELVRGAVGSLTWGPALTVAKPTILSVFSKIERGTLLLVDEPAEFRQVFGQKLGAKYNENLTNGEYVSRRADAIPRVELVVKSEAFWMRLFLFADMGFAESYMLGEIECKDLTAFFQLFIVNREEMGNGTTWFSSLSTAISSLARTTNTLSNALLNISAHYDISNDMFAAFLSPDMTYSCPIWKMHPDPSEPEETLEHAQMTKLHRFIDGARIKSSDHVLEIGTGWGSFAIEAVKKTGCRVTSLTLSKEQKALAEERIEAAGFSDRIDVRLTDYRALETPERPFDKIVSIEMLEAVGQEFLGTYFACMDRLLKKDGGIAVFQCITMPEGRHEAYSKGEDFINHYIFPGGYLPSITQLLNHISKESRGTLIVDKVENIGGHYAKTLRLWKEEFLRNFDSKIRPALNREHANMGEEEMDVFRRKWEYYFTYCEAGFSTKTLGDVIITVGREGALELMEGIPL
- a CDS encoding Putative ribonuclease H-like superfamily, exonuclease, RNase T/DNA polymerase III encodes the protein MAPELSSNWKKLQAQLKAASPSSSIASGPIKRKADISDQRLSKKPKLKSDNKSVPVKIIQKNDKAKKEHMGVTQSSKVEVEPKVGSSPSLALWAEENDISPEALAEAYGLGVKNNSMLTLEKDKINAGLTEGLDVGKYVAIDCEMVGVGQGGHESVLARVSIVDFHGRQVYDSYVRPQERVTDWRSAVSGIHPKHMRFARDFDEVQTDVAKLLKDRIVVGHDIKHDLDVLKLSHPGKDVRDTSSYPAFRQYGNGRKPALRRLAEEILGVTIQGGAHSSIEDARVTMLLFRKHKSGFDVDHANRFPGSAGASAKSKPKSKKTKKKK
- a CDS encoding Putative histone acetyltransferase domain, MYST-type, acyl-CoA N-acyltransferase, producing MAAHGANGEPTVGSSEPRQKGKATPETIRVGCIAMVRKEGIPRRAEILSIKETKSGRQFYCNFDNFNKRLDEWVPTIRIDFDHDVEWPLPEKEKPKDPKTKKGVATSKKQISKKSQKRPGKREQSAPSEAPTPHPWSEFVESQSQRMTPTAEDSNSQTPATGDATATPAAGADEMEIDLEEEVQKKDLLNGFSREDEIEKLRTHGSMTQNPAEISRIRNISKVQFGKHDLFPWYFSPYPEIFNQEDVIFICEFCLGYYGDEKSFTRHRRKCTLQHPPGNEIYRDESVSFFEIDGRRQRTYCRNLCLLSKMFLDHKTLYYDVDPFLFYVMTTRDDKGCHIIGYFSKEKESADGYNVACILTLPQYQRKGYGRLLIQFSYELSKIEGKLGSPEKPLSDLGLLSYRQYWGENILDLLVGYNERDEKTTIETISTALAIIPQDVEHTLQALKMQVYHKGEHKIVIPEKLIQQREKQKVKQKRLIDPSKIQWKPPVFTASTRTWGW
- a CDS encoding Putative aminotransferase, class I/classII, pyridoxal phosphate-dependent transferase, major; translation: MKHSVIRVPKHLTQLPRHHRPLITHHRLSIVPTSPNVANTQSRSPSFVTSPYPCTYNQSRHFSTSLAPPSDFKMNAPLHKKPINLLRGWPSPSLLPAAALSAAAVKTLADPAVYVPGLQYGPDPGYQPLRESIARWLSAFYTAADPAPPSASRTANTGNEGRLEHHPPDARRICVTGGASQNLACILQSFTDPLYTKNVWMVAPCYFLACPIFADAGFDGRLKSVPEDDDGIDIEYLRKGLEAAGKGSDERFKQAKKRKLYRHIIYVVPTCSNPSGKTMSLARRYELVALARQHDALIVSDDVYDFLQWPLTSYDTPPGPYTPEMRLPRLVDIDRALGVSDASFGNAVSNGSFSKIVAPGVRTGWAEGSPAFAYGLSQTGSTCSGGAPSQLAATLVAELLESGELQRQLDEETRPALARRHRAMMQAIAEHVQKPLGDGFAVRESALKGTGVYGGYFVWFSLPEGMSSREAATRAKETENLVIGHGAQFEVHGDEESARFDREIRLCFSWEPEEDVVEGVKRLGAVLKAMKDGVQWKSTSGFDVDNVK
- a CDS encoding Putative metal-independent alpha-mannosidase, six-hairpin glycosidase superfamily; the protein is MPLRSVADLLLSVGLFVGQVYATQEPLTGDDRAACPNYAQYSTYPHKPLSEGPLALPYQRPDPRCRTFQSDAIEKVIKDVTSRMKDPDLARLFENAFPSTTDTTVKFHTDGTDTRFVDLNGRSLRDEGKWEGPQSFIITGDIIAEWLRDSTNQLSPYQPLAKKDPAIFKLILGAINTQAEYVIESPYCNAFQPPPIANLQPSHNGQDDTVHPIYEPSFVFECKYELDSLAHFLALGNDFYEHTESKDFLTGRWYLALDTLLNVLEEQSRSTFDPETGRFLKNEYTFQRKTDAGTETLNLKGVGNPLNNGTGLVRSAFRPSDDATILGFFIPANAMMAVELKRTAAILKDAGKDVLSQTVDKWSQTITDGVWNNGVVKHAKYGDVFAYEVDGYGSSILMDDANYPSLLALPLMGFLPPDDQIYQNTRKMLLEKTGNPYYLEGAAFHGIGGPHIGLSNAWPMSLLIQTQTSENDKEITECLDLVLHSARLGLVHESVDVNRISSFTRSWFAWANGVFAETILDLARRKPHLIFTDGKPYSI